Proteins encoded by one window of Chondrinema litorale:
- a CDS encoding helix-turn-helix domain-containing protein has protein sequence MKKINSQKKGELPIQELLKGEYLQITRLHKDLDRLSIIPHRHDHYELILVKDGEGKHSIDYKPFDLKPDRVFFIHKGQVHLIEHFERDGWIIMFGEELLNRFLQLHKHENEQGLLDSYTPYPYIDLDEKLKTIFSLIIEQLQTELSAEKQDVDIMLHYVSLMLLHANKVQMVQHPKEQMSLANRQILFKLKTLIEDNFKKEHLAAFYADQLNMDIKKINRICREATGSTLFELLQERLITECKIQLQTSTGSVKEISYDLGFNDPAFFGRFFKKHTNYTPLEFKKQRAI, from the coding sequence ATGAAGAAAATCAATTCTCAAAAGAAAGGCGAACTTCCTATACAGGAACTACTCAAAGGTGAATATTTGCAGATAACCCGTTTGCACAAAGACCTTGATAGGCTTTCTATTATTCCACATCGACACGACCATTACGAATTGATTTTAGTAAAAGATGGCGAAGGCAAACATAGCATCGATTACAAACCATTTGATTTAAAACCAGATCGAGTATTTTTTATCCATAAAGGTCAGGTGCATTTAATCGAGCATTTTGAAAGAGACGGCTGGATCATCATGTTTGGCGAAGAGCTACTCAACAGATTTCTTCAACTTCACAAGCATGAAAATGAACAAGGCTTATTAGATTCTTATACACCTTACCCATACATAGATTTAGATGAGAAGCTAAAAACCATTTTTAGTTTAATAATAGAACAGCTCCAAACCGAACTTTCAGCTGAAAAGCAAGATGTAGATATTATGTTGCATTATGTTTCGCTAATGTTGCTACATGCCAACAAGGTGCAAATGGTCCAACATCCTAAAGAGCAAATGAGTCTGGCAAACAGGCAAATTCTATTTAAACTAAAAACGCTGATAGAAGATAATTTTAAAAAAGAACATCTGGCAGCTTTTTATGCAGATCAGTTGAATATGGATATCAAAAAAATTAACCGAATCTGCCGTGAAGCTACCGGATCGACACTTTTTGAGCTTTTACAAGAAAGGTTAATTACAGAATGCAAGATTCAACTTCAAACTTCTACCGGTTCTGTAAAAGAAATAAGTTATGATTTGGGCTTTAATGACCCTGCATTTTTTGGGCGATTTTTTAAAAAACACACCAATTATACCCCATTAGAATTTAAAAAACAGCGCGCTATATAA
- a CDS encoding DMT family transporter, translating to MTEQNKTLRAIVWGVGASLFLSSTFIINSLISGSGGHWTWTANLRSLFLIPILGLVVYFNKQLSPLIKALKQEPLVFIKWGTIGFGILYTALAIASLFSPGWMIAATFQINILAGMLLAPLIYKDSRKSIPQRALVLSIIIIAGVFVMQFEKVDQLDSLAGVLISFFLVMLGAIVWPLGNRKLMVVLEEKDLKLNAIQRVLGMSIGCLPLLIILGIVGYQQAGLPTLTQCESSLYSAFFSGFLGGVGFYQATQMVNRNPVAMATIEATQVFEIIFTLLGEMYLRNTALPGIFGQIGIFIVFLGISFHFWNTLNHSRKLATSF from the coding sequence ATGACTGAGCAAAATAAAACCTTAAGAGCAATAGTGTGGGGTGTGGGAGCATCCCTTTTTTTGTCATCAACTTTTATAATTAACAGCCTAATTTCAGGTTCAGGAGGGCATTGGACATGGACAGCTAACCTTCGTTCACTGTTTCTTATTCCTATTCTTGGTTTAGTAGTTTACTTTAATAAACAATTGAGCCCGCTCATTAAAGCTTTAAAACAAGAACCATTGGTTTTTATAAAATGGGGAACAATCGGTTTTGGCATATTGTACACTGCATTGGCAATTGCTTCTTTATTTTCTCCAGGTTGGATGATTGCCGCCACTTTTCAAATAAATATTTTGGCAGGTATGCTACTGGCTCCGCTTATTTATAAAGATAGCAGAAAATCAATTCCACAGCGAGCACTTGTACTATCAATCATAATTATAGCAGGAGTTTTTGTAATGCAATTTGAAAAGGTAGATCAGTTAGATTCTCTGGCGGGTGTTTTAATTAGCTTTTTTCTGGTGATGCTTGGTGCAATTGTTTGGCCATTGGGTAATCGCAAACTCATGGTCGTACTGGAAGAAAAGGACCTTAAATTAAATGCCATCCAAAGAGTGTTGGGGATGAGTATCGGGTGTCTCCCATTGCTAATCATATTAGGTATTGTAGGATACCAGCAAGCAGGTTTGCCAACACTTACTCAGTGTGAATCTTCCTTGTATTCGGCATTCTTCTCTGGCTTTTTAGGTGGAGTAGGTTTTTACCAAGCCACACAAATGGTGAATAGAAACCCAGTGGCAATGGCAACCATAGAAGCTACACAAGTATTCGAAATCATCTTTACACTGCTTGGCGAAATGTATTTAAGAAATACTGCCTTACCGGGAATTTTTGGTCAAATAGGCATCTTTATAGTTTTCTTAGGAATTAGTTTCCATTTCTGGAATACTCTAAATCACTCAAGAAAGCTCGCCACCAGTTTTTAA